A window of Glycine soja cultivar W05 chromosome 2, ASM419377v2, whole genome shotgun sequence genomic DNA:
ATAGGGATTGATTATGATTTTGTAATTCCTcttcttattcttctcttttcactTTGATTTCACTTTCCATTTTTTCCCTATATGATGTACCTTGTGTGGGGGGTTGAGGGTGAGAAATGTAAATTCTTATTAGGTTGCAGGCTCTGCTTGAAAGGAGCCGCAGTGTAAATTTCATAAGCGAATGCATTTGCAAATTTTTCTTCTACACGGGATATAAATTCCTTTAGCCATGGGGAAAACGGCACTAAGTAGTTAAATATACATGGCCATGCCAATTgcatatctttatttttttcctgcTCTTGCACTTGTAGTTGTAGTAATACTGAGTTGGGGACATATCTAACGACTAACGAGCAGATCCTACCGGGTTACGCCACTTTATTCATTAACCTTAACACCGTTGCATTTTAATTGATATAGAATTTATTTACGTTCTAAATTGCATACTATATGTTCATTTgtgtttcaattttgttttcattgatTGATTTCATTAATTTGCACCAAACCATCTCGGATTTGCATCTGTTTGGTTGATTTCATTGTTGATTATGAATGCAATTTGTGAGTATACTTAGATTGATCATACTCAGAGCTAGTGTATATGTTGATGTAGGAGAATAAGGCTATAATGCTCAAACTAAGTATATGACCTGCAACACTTTTACTCGaagtttttctaatgttttcctaaaCTTATGGTCATTAATTAATCAGCCTAATTTCATTTATGGTCCTTAAAGAAATCCTATGCTCCAATCCTAAGCCTCTTATGCTGTAGAGTAGGATCTAATGTCTCACGTTACGatttcattttttacatttctacCTCCCTTGTTTGATTCTGATATCTATTGGTTTTATGTTTATGGAATAAAAGATGTTTCTTGGtgattttgaatgaaataaatgagATTTCTTTGTTTGGTTAAATGGATATGGCTATGTTTTTCCGAATGCAAGTGGTGTTGTGTGTAAGAGTGGTTTTTAGTTGGTGGCCCTACAGGTACAATGATTGTAGTATTAAGCCTCCACTACTAAAGGGTTGGCACCATGAATATGAAAATTCATATTGTTTCATGAAGTTTTGGAATGCTGGCATAACATACCAAAAATTGTTTCTGCCTTTTTTACCCTTTTATGATCAGTGATATTGATCCCATTACATATACATctaatagatttttttcttaGGTATCTACATAAAATGTTGTAGTTGAAATTTTAGATGCATGTCCAAAATTCATGTTTGCGACGAGATGTGAAAGTATTAGATGCAACGGCTACATTAGATATGTAACTCATTTTATAAACTCTTGTATATAACTACTGGATTTTAGTGATGTAATCTATCTCTGATATAATTTGATTGATCAAGATAAAAAAGGATGTGGAAGATTAATTATAATGATGTGTCATTGATTTATATCTTTTTCCATGATACCAATGACCAATTAGTACTttactttcactaaaatttcaTACACTTTAGCACTCCGTAAGTGATATGTACGGATCGATACTAAATGTATACTAACAGAAATTTGGAAAGTTTTAAATGGTAATGCAGTGCTGAAGATAGGATAGTTGAAGATAGAGTAGGAATCAATTGTGCTATGACTCTATCGAATTGTCATCTGTGGAGATAGAGTCAGTTTGCCTACAACACCATAATACCCTGTGCTTGAAACAGTTTTCAAATTTCTTTCTAATGATTTCATggataaaattgttttagggcTGTTACAAAAGATGATAAACCAATCAATTTGAACACACAATAAGGTGCAAGCCTTGCGGTGGCATCTGATACAACATGGCATGACAACAATTATGCAAAACCATTTTGGTGCAAGCCTTTAAGCTGCATGTCCCATATTCATCTTCTATTTCCAAATCGACATTGATATCATCTGCTTGGCATAACTAGAGTGCTGTTTCATACAAATGTACTGTAACTTCTCCAAAATACCATTAAGTTGCTGGAAAGCagcaaaaacaacaacaaaacaagtgTCAATTTAGCAAACCTgtagaaaaacagaaaaagaactGCACGAATACAAGAATTGAAAATATCCATCCAAaagcttatttttaattaaacttttacATTATGTTGGCCTAGTAAAACATCCATAAAATTAAGCTTTTTACAAACCACTAAACCCATTTACAATAATCATGGCTACATGTTACATCTAGTTGAAAATTGGAATTAATTATTTGACAATAAATCAACGGTTGGACTTTGATTTGTTGAGTGAGAGGTTAGTGTGTGatatgatatgattttttttgtctcaaatattagttattaattatccGAATTTTGTTAGCAGgaaaaattaaacttacaatcttttcctttctttttctgtttacCACCAATCCAAACCGTATAACTCCCAGATGATATGATTGTGAGGTGCATGACTGATAAGTACGTAGGCGTGCAGATAGAGTGttatctgaaaagaaaaagctGAGCTAGAGAGAGGTGAGGTTGGTTGTATAGATAAGAGAGCATGCTATGCTAGTAGTGGTTTCCTAAACTTATGTTAGGATTACTCATGAGTTGGATTGATTTGGTtagaatttcataattttttttcttagtctgaatcaaaccaaacaaaacCAAATTGATATTGAATGAATGGTTCAATTCAGATCATTGAATAttcgataaaaaaatatataaaataacaattttatctcAAAGTTAACAAATAATTCAGTGACATATATCATATGAGTCAAATCCATCGTGAGAAGATCTAGAGGTCAAAATTATACTACTAATGTCGACTGGGCAGAGGTTCGAAGGAGGCTCGACGATGTTAATGACCATTGTGAGGAAGCAAAACAACAAGCGGAGGAAGCTCTGAGTGTCTGTGTGCATGTGATGCTCTTTTAGAATTATGTGAGAATGGAAAATGAAAGTGTTAAAATGAGTCATTGTGAGTGTGTGTGATGGATATAAAATGCAAAAGAGATACACAAAacgacataaaaatataaataattttagcatttaaaaaatagagaattaataatatatactttTGATTTGGTTCGGATTGGTTTagattgttgaatttgttaaattGACCTAGACTGATGAACACCTAACATTGtgcttgaatatatatatatatatatatatatatatatatatatatatatatatatgtgtgtgtgtgtgtgtgtgtgtgtgtgtgtgtgtgtgtgtgtgtgtgtgtgtgtgtgtgtgtggaaaGATGTTGAGACAAAGATAAAGAAAACTTGCAACTTGGAATCACACCCAAACTACTATCTCAGTatacttttatattatcaattttttccATGCATTTTGTTAGAGGGGTCACTTTCTCTTACCTattttgtttttccaaattttgtttcaattttttttattagtaaatgtTACTtactaattgttaattttttgttagaggGGATAGAACTCCCATGTTTTAccttttttccttctccttttacTATCAAACCAATCTTATATCTCATGTTtcattctattttatattttgcttttttcatttgtaattttattttttattaataaaattatcatatgattttttaaacaattataataaaaacacactatatattataatatgtttttagtcattttaaaatatgtgaattttgattttgattatgtaattttttcattcttgtaaaatttaaaattattattattggttcatgtaaattgagaaaattttaattttgatacttgcaaaatacttttatttaattttcatcccttaaaaaaattactatatttTACATCTAACATTCATATTTGGgtacttaaataatattattttagattttaaaaattatgccCACGTAATATCATAAACACTATTTGTGTGCTATCTCGAACGGTAAATTGATCTTCTGTTGAAAACATAAACTGTTAATGaatacaaaagataaaaaataataatttcatatcaTTTTGACAGAAAGTCAATTCATATCTTTAagggataaaaaattaatgattttttttacaaaaattaaaatcaaaactgacatattttacatcaaaataaaatcatatttaaccaTTTTTAATAAGTGTCCATTGAGCATTGATCTTGTATCTTcgtacttttatttaattttgaatcaaTAAATGGAGTACATAAAAAATAAggcatcacattttttttattcaaaactattttttctatttatttggttgaataaaaatataaaaatgtatgtATATCAAATAGTCTTTATATCTTTAGAATATAATACAATGtattgaaataaagaacaaaatagcATAATTTAATGAACGGTAAAGAAAGATTATATTGATGTTAATTTAATGAATGTTTAGATAAAAATATGTCTTCAATGAACTTAATTAAAAACTGGGACGGTGGTTGGATTTTTGGAGTCTATAGGAATATCTGACAACCTAAAAGCTGTGTGCTGCTGCTCAATTGGTGTCCGAATGGCTTCTTGCTTCaacacacaaaaagaaaagcaaatatGAGCTTTAGTGAATGCTGAATTCTTATCTTTAAGCACACTTCCGGAAAACAAACtgaccaaaaaaaatgcacagAGTCATGGATCAATGCTCAATCCTCACGGTGCTGTACGTCCTATGCCAAGACAAAAACAATCAAGAGCTAAATTAGGCAGGGCTGGTGTGAGTCTTGAGGATAATGTTGGGCACAAATCAATGGACCATGAACAATCACACTATTGAATCCGATACCATATTTTAATCCAAAATTTTAGCTTAAATCATTGAAATGTTTTCTGGATAAGCTTAAAATCATTGAATGTGAATTGTACTTTAGAGTGAACATGCACACATTGCAGCAGGGATAAGTCATAAGTGTATGTTTACTGTTTATGAGATTTTAGAAACACCAAAAAGCTGCATAAATATGATATACGAATCATGCCAAGGCTATCTGATAGCTCATGCAGggctgatattttttaattaaactcatctttgttcataaaaaacaaattgtaCTTTAGAGAAGCATGTGTGTGGATCATTCATATGATAGTTGATTCTTCATGCCTAGCTTATtcagttaaatattttatccacTTGCAAGACATATATTGATGCTTCTTAATGGTCATATAACACGGTGAAGTTcagaatgaaaacaaaaatagagaaaatgttaCTTATTATAACTAGTATTTACATGACCTTTTCTCATTTGTATAGTTTAACATCTGTGCAAGGAGATATAAGGTGAGTTGGATGGttaagagagaagagaagaggggaaagctaacaaaaactaacagttgctgataaaaaaaaatctgggCAAGGTCCGGATTTTTCAGATACTCTTCCTTCTTTCTAGCAGCTCGTGCCTCAATAATCTTCTGGATTGCCCCAAAGATTAACCTGCTGTCCACACTGCTTTTGCAACCCACTACAAAATAAAGGGTGAAAAAAGGGAACCCAAAATTGGATTATTAGTATGTTGTGAACAAAGTTTGCAATGGTCAGACTACTCAACACAACTCTTGTTGACTTATTGTTCTTTAAATTTCtaatttctttcttccaaaaatgattttgagagGATGAATAGAATAAAATTCTTAGAAGCTTCCTTCCTGCAAGCTGAGGAAGATTACTTACTAGGAGTGATAACTTGGTGCACCACTGCAATTAGTTTGATCCATGTGGAGaccattcaaaaaaatttacattgattTCTCTAGATGCATCATGGATCGCAATTCAAAACTAAACTTTACCCTTCCATGGCAATGACTTCCCTACCTTATTGAGGAACTCCACTTTTTTTATTACAGAAGAAGTGGCTCAAGGAATTTTTGTGTAACTTACAAAATAAGTAAGTGCTAAAGAACCAAAGACTCTTGGCAGCTTAATAACCccttaaaaatgattattcatGATCGGCCTTAATAACTTAGCTTTGgcaaaatcctttttttttttaccttaaataATTGTCATATACCACTCGAGACTTTATATGGCATCAAATTATATGCATAAATAAATTGAGTAACAAATAACATTTGAAAGTGAGAATATGTTGGTCCAGGttatgtaatatataatataaattaataaccaAAAGATCCGTTGTCGTCCAGCGGTTAGGATATCTGGCTTTCACCCAGGAGACCCAGGTTCGATTCCCGGCAacggaatttttcttttttgcaactTTTGTCAATCTTGCAAGTGTTTTTTTTCAATGTCAATACATTTTCCCGAATGCTTAACGTGAATCTATCAATCACATAAAACATAAGTATTCATCTGAATAAGTCCAGTCCTTATTTCTTATGgatttacataattttatcaGCGCAAGTTCATGAAAAAATCTTCTAAGGTGTTTAGAGAGGTAACAAATACATCACTTTGATGTTATACACAAACGATGATTCCAAGCTGCTAATTAAACGGTGAAATATGGTGATATTTAGATTGGTGATTGTATTGTGTATACAAATTGCCACAATATAATTAACCTTGCACAAAATAAATCTACTattctgaaaaaaaataatgaatctcTGTATGGTGTTACTTTATATATCACTATTATGCAATTATTACTTCAATTGTCCACGGATGGACCCATTTTTTTGGCAGGAAGCATACAACCTATGTGACTCGCTATGAAGGAAAACACGTTAAacttattcaattttttcagaACTAAAAGTCTAAAACTATGCTCCATTGCAAGCTCATAACTTGCAGGTTCAGAGTTCAGACAGAAGAAAGCCACATTAACACGAGCAGCTTTTAAACACTTCATCTTCTGGATTGTAGAGGCCATGTTTTGTCCCATTAGCACATAATGACTCCACCAAAGTGGTGGGAAAAGCTTAACAACAAACTTCTCCGGGCCAGTTACTTTTCTATGGCAACCAAACTTGCACATGGCAAGAAAGCATGGAAAGAAACTGTTTCCTATCTACTGTTCAACTGCTATGCCAGACTCCTGATTGTGGGAGGGCCTCCATTTTCGGTCATAGATACTTCTTTCAACCACTCGTGCACCCTTCTTATTCTGAACACTAAGTTTCTTATCTATCAATTCCAGCAGCTCTTGCAACCCAACTCCTGTGACAGCAGATGTCTTCACATGAGGACCAGATTGTCCTATCGAGCCATCTTTCACGACACTGTTGTCCTTTTTATAGGACTCATTTTGTTGGTCGGCCACCGTTGAAGGTGAAcaaaattcatcttcatcaaccAAATCATCATCATATAGCCAACCATCGGAATagtcttctttttcttccatgcccTCACAGTCAACCTCCTTGATGCCTTCATTTTCTGCACCAGAAATACTCCCAGCAcgatctttctctctttctggtAATACCTCAGATTTCACATCATCTTCTCCACTGAAGCTGCTATTTTCATCAGCATCTCCATCTTTGTCTTCATCATCAAGATATTCATCAACATCCATGCATTCTTCTTCCATATCAATCTAAGCATTTCCAGAGATTGAGCAGAGAGAGATATAGTCGACAGTTTTTCTTGCATTTTGGTTGAAGAGAAGATAAGTTATATACTTGTATTACCTTATTCCAAACTTCAATCATATTCTGAAGCTTCTCTTCTGACACCCCTATTTGTTGAAGAACTTGAAACACTGTTGAGCGATGCTCATCAAGATTGGGAGCACTTGAATCCACCACATGCTTCAAGGAAAGATAGATTTGTCAGTTGACTAGTCAATCaccaaataaaagattaaattctaAATAGATGAATAATTGAGTATTAGAGCAAAACTGAGTCTAAAGTACACACTATGTAACAGCCTATGTACCATGAAGAGAAACCAGATGTAAGAAGGCCAACACAATCTACATCACAAGCATAAAACCACCATGCATCAAGGATATTTGTAGCAAAAGAAAGCCCTAATATGGAAATCTTCAGTGCAGTGATCATTTTTTGTATCACCATTTACTttgatgctttttatttttctcctttttgtttttagttaagAGGTAAAGGAAGAGATTTGTGAGATTTTGAAActagttaaagaattaaaatcagATGATATgcaaaaataatactaaaaaaccACTTCTGTTCtccagaaacaaaagaaatgcaAAATCATACCACAAGCAGGTCTGCTTCCACCACTTCTTCCAGGGTAGCTTGAAATGCTTCCACCAGCTAcaaaaattagaagagaaaaaggTAGGCTGGGTTATTGTCAAAGAAGACAGTTGAAgaataatattgataaaaataataaacagtCATACTGACATGGCAATTTGCTCATGTTTTACCATTACCTGTACAGGCAAGTCAGATATGAATCCCACAGTGTCGCTGAAAAGCACTTTCTTcctgaaaataaaattaggaaTAATATATAGTGAAGTGTATATATTCAACACTATCAACCAATGTACAAAAAAGAGACTTCTAAGATTAGATGAAATGGTAAATTGCCGATCAAATTACCCTGAAGGAAGAACAGCACTTCTTACTCTAGGATCAACTGTTGCAAACAGTCTGCAATTCATGTAGAACCATTAAGTATTGAAAGTGAAAAGGCcaagattaaaaattataatagaattAGAGGACACAAGTGCACAAAGGCAACAGTAAAGGTGATTTTACCGACAATCGCTATACAGATCACTGTCCGATAGCCTACTTACTAATGTAGATTTCCCCTAATAAAACATGTAGAAAGGCATATTAGTTATGCTTCTGATTACAACTAGTAGCAAACACATATATTTAGACCACTTACAGCATTTGTATacccaacaacagcaacagtgGCTAATCCTTCTCCAGATGAACCTCCACGTCTCTTACGACCAGCACGCTGCAAAGCCCGGGTGCGGCGGACCTCTTCAATTTGAGATAATAGATAATTTCTCCTCTCTAGGATTCTAAGGGTATTTCACACTTCAGTGACCCAATTAtgcataataaaaaatcatcataaaaattGTTTGATAGCGCACCAATGAGTAGATCCTATTTCATAGACTGGAGTACAGACAAAAATATCCAGCAAGACTATATTATATATACCAACAACAGTTTAATCTCAAATGAGACTGCAAGCATTGTAGTTTGCAAGCACCACATAACTTGTACCAAACTACCAATACAACTTGTAATTGATGTATCTAATGGCAGTCCGTGAGACCTGTGCGTAGTGGGGTTAAACTTTAATTCTGTGCAGATTAAAGTAACATAACCCAAAGCATAACATTTTTCTCAACATTCCCCCCTTGGAAATATTACTTGCACTAAGCAAAATTACAGCAAAAATTCGCAACAGCTTGATGCAATTAGaaagtgaaaattaaactttgaaaacAACACAGGTTTATAAGGAAACCATGAGATTTGTTGGGAAAACCAGAAATATATCACTTTAGaataaatgtatttaaaaaattaaatgtcagtCATACCTTCGTCGCTGAAGCTGAAGTTCAGTTTCTCCAGCACCACTCATAAAACCTTGTCCCCCACTTCCTCTCCTGAAATTGGCAAGTATTGAATTTAGATGATGTTACTCTAATTAACAGTTAACTACTACAATAAAGTGGGCCAGAGGATACCCAGATTCACAGAATAACGCGTGCATTCAGATACACATGCATAAAAGAGTGAGGATAAGTTATAAGAAAAAGTGCATTCATCTTCAACTGTGTTCGTACTTCATAGCAGCAAGgtaaaccaaaaattaaatagGTATGACAAGAAAAATTTGGTGATGTAAAATCGAAAAGAAATAGATTCTGGCAAACAATTTAAGTAACATGTATATGTCCGTGCCTGATTATTCTTGTCAGCTAACCCACTGAAGGAATCACAAACAAATTCATCCAATTTTAGGAAGTGTTGTCCATAATCAAcatcaaaattatcaaatatgtcAACACTCTGTCCAGCCCCAAATTTCTCTAACcactgtattaaaaaaaatagtggtcCAATTCAAAGGATATTATTGGTATAGAAGATCATAGCGAGAAATGCCACCACACTCTTTTGAACAAACTCTCTAGTATTGGTTGAAATTGAttggaaaatttaaaaattttgtgaACCCCACCTCTTATTTAATAAGTCCCTCTCgtgattttttagtttttcataaattttagccTAACAATAGTGTGTTAGACAACATTGCTATTTGCTAGCACTCCTCATAGTTGAAAATTAGGAAATAAACTAACCCTCGGGCGCTAACAACTTCAGCTTCTCCAGAAGCCCCAAATGTATTGCGACCATCAGGGCCACGAATGCGAACAAGTCTGGTCTTCTTGTAGGACAGAGCTGCGAGTTCCGCCTGCACGAACAGATGCCAAAGCCAAACCATATccaaaccacacacacacagtcACAACACAACACATTCAATTCAATTTGAGAGCAAGGGCACCATGAAACGTCACCCACCTGGAGTTTGGCTTCCTTGGTAAAGGCATGAGCATTGAAAATCTCAATTATAAGTCCCACACGGTCCAACACAGGTTTCCCCCAAGCCATCTGCCAAGTACATAAACCTCAATTCCCCCATGCCACTAATACGAAAAATCATAATCTCATACAATACAACACAACACTTGCCTCAAGGTTCCGTTGCTGAATTCCAGAGAGTATAGCATTAACAAAAACCGCATCCACGTCACCCTGTCACAGTTAATACACACTCAGTCACAATCAAATTCGGAGTTATAAGATTGCTTTAGTGGTAAAAGGGGAAGGAAGAGAGTGAAAGCTCGTGAGTTATAAGA
This region includes:
- the LOC114401361 gene encoding GTP-binding protein At3g49725, chloroplastic, which codes for MKDTRVISFGVRKTLPQPLPANDDGEVQKHREVKMLRSFSPRKFLTSLSCKRLYTSEGEAARAILPKLLVVQPRVRPEKLLQAKLNEALCLANSLEDQRDGYFHTDFFDKPLPPHVLVQNRLPRADTYFGRGTVDNIKVHIDAAAESKGDVDAVFVNAILSGIQQRNLEMAWGKPVLDRVGLIIEIFNAHAFTKEAKLQAELAALSYKKTRLVRIRGPDGRNTFGASGEAEVVSARGRGSGGQGFMSGAGETELQLQRRRILERRNYLLSQIEEVRRTRALQRAGRKRRGGSSGEGLATVAVVGYTNAGKSTLVSRLSDSDLYSDCRLFATVDPRVRSAVLPSGKKVLFSDTVGFISDLPVQLVEAFQATLEEVVEADLLVHVVDSSAPNLDEHRSTVFQVLQQIGVSEEKLQNMIEVWNKIDMEEECMDVDEYLDDEDKDGDADENSSFSGEDDVKSEVLPEREKDRAGSISGAENEGIKEVDCEGMEEKEDYSDGWLYDDDLVDEDEFCSPSTVADQQNESYKKDNSVVKDGSIGQSGPHVKTSAVTGVGLQELLELIDKKLSVQNKKGARVVERSIYDRKWRPSHNQESGIAVEQ